One Terriglobales bacterium genomic window, GGCGGGCGCCGCTCCCGCTCCCGCAACCGGATGCGGCGCTTGTGCTCGTTCTCGAGGAAGGCGCGCAGGCGGGCGGCGTCCTCGGGGGCGTCGCCTCCGGCGGAGAGATGCTCGTCGGCCAGCCAGCAGAAGTGCTCGCTCACGATCAGCCCGCCGATGGGCGCCACCGACTCTGCCCGGTCGATGGAGGCGCTCCAGGCAGCGACGAACTCCGCTACCGGCATGGCCACGAAGGAGCGCGGCAGGGAAGCGCCCGGCGGTCCGGTCGCGTCCAGCGCGCGCTGGTCGCAGGCCGCCCAGCCTTCATCGTGCAGCGCGATGGCCCGCACCACTTCCGCCGTGACCTCGGGGAGCGCCAGGTTGGCGGCCACGTCCCCTGCGAGCGCGGCGTGGTCGGGTTGGGTGATCAGCCAGCAGTCCTCGCCGGGCTGTTGCTGGGAGCGCAGGATGGCGTTCCAGGCGGGGATGGCGGAAGCAGCGGGCTGGGGCGCTTCCACGTGCGCCGGTCGCAGGATCATGATCGCCTCCCGCAGGATGGCCGCGCTAGCGCCGGCGGACGGCGCGTCGCCGGCCACCCGCCGCGGCCGCGCCCACCGGGCCCGAGCTGGCGGGAGGCTTGCGCATCCCCTCCAGCAGTTCCTTCAGGATGATGGC contains:
- a CDS encoding DUF3891 family protein, with the protein product MILRPAHVEAPQPAASAIPAWNAILRSQQQPGEDCWLITQPDHAALAGDVAANLALPEVTAEVVRAIALHDEGWAACDQRALDATGPPGASLPRSFVAMPVAEFVAAWSASIDRAESVAPIGGLIVSEHFCWLADEHLSAGGDAPEDAARLRAFLENEHKRRIRLRERERRPPAEVEKLLQALQFCDLVSLYLCCGAATNVEFPQRLAGPRPIRLRREREACLFEPTPFRSSFDLAIAARRGGAAEPHSTTFPFFLW